One genomic window of Dermacentor andersoni chromosome 8, qqDerAnde1_hic_scaffold, whole genome shotgun sequence includes the following:
- the LOC126525688 gene encoding uncharacterized protein codes for MEPRSLCVPCTKTPDERCQLLQHREAINEVLLGAGLELCEDVRQVGGARLAVTPISACKYQLWDSPDDWVRSAALILASDLLTCHSRCFTALEIYSTAGCTSQALYALSKSAALKSLTVCLVDDESRHRTHHAVFGFVHALPSLEELVFKTESDTRYSTIKFGHGHLLGRALRNLTTLDVRALEMSTYNAVQLVKALIENRTVADLAVGGCVYRAGFNGTPGEVFARYLTTSAATLKKLTLSDGPVCDDLVLWKTLIPAFCEMITLEELNLDLSIGYEIFPEVTALLAEVVLHCPTIRLLQLPRQGQSCRGQFLNGDRDPRYNVAHWMRAWLKALRTTYSLLELRLSLPDMDKVECRALLQAVANNKALKKVVLQEVPLITNTEGSADLMVLSKTIQELSLGDRVRLMNLSVTYRNAPKILASTKPSTVNFDNLRIEFSAQHDLEPLKACCEVLSRRGTTTSFNVCCGLMSLAAFDNLLDWLAKSSTLTHAEIFPCDHAGIVDFCGHCVVMYDRVVSALARNASIARVSFVGPVQVQSTHLEALWYCARKHRNLIGISLPPTWRDIDTCIRLYRDSPNMNLYVDWMRELQRLMLKNAARISVAARFVLGEDIRKGARLIERLHEHPRLLELVREGASVTDAEAQEMAQRAMERVRDCSLRDYMRLTGVIKEKVERLDTDSREVHLVNLPADFWLMVRRCLKITHVVIPRGVQVWEGLPPVESLFSMRLA; via the exons ATGGAACCCCGCAGCCTGTGTGTCCCGTGCACCAAGACCCCCGACGAGAGATGCCAATTGCTTCAGCACCGAGAAGCCATTAACGAAGTGCTCCTTGGCGCGGGACTAGAACTGTGCGAGGACGTCCGACAGGTCGGTGGGGCCCGCCTGGCAGTGACTCCGATTTCCGCCTGCAAGTACCAACTCTGGGATTCACCAGACGACTGGGTGAGAAGCGCGGCGCTCATTCTCGCCAGTGATCTGCTCACTTGTCACTCGCGTTGTTTCACTGCTTTGGAAATATACTCCACGGCTGGCTGCACCAGTCAGGCGCTATACGCACTCAGCAAGAGTGCCGCCTTGAAAAGCTTGACTGTCTGCTTAGTGGATGACGAGTCTCGCCACCGCACTCACCATGCTGTTTTCGGATTCGTCCACGCTCTGCCATCACTCGAAGAGCTCGTCTTCAAAACCGAGAGCGATACGCGCTACTCGACGATTAAATTTGGCCACGGCCATCTTCTGGGACGCGCTCTCAGAAACCTCACCACGCTTGATGTGAGGGCTCTGGAAATGAGCACATATAACGCGGTGCAGTTGGTCAAGGCGCTCATAGAGAACCGCACCGTCGCTGATCTAGCTGTCGGAGGCTGCGTGTACAGAGCCGGCTTCAACGGCACGCCCGGGGAAGTGTTTGCCCGTTACCTTACCACTAGTGCCGCCACCCTGAAGAAGCTCACGCTAAGCGACGGCCCGGTTTGCGATGACCTCGTTCTCTGGAAGACACTCATCCCAGCGTTCTGTGAAATGATCACCTTGGAAGAACTGAATCTGGACTTATCCATCGGATATGAAATCTT CCCCGAAGTGACCGCTCTCTTAGCCGAAGTGGTTCTTCACTGCCCAACCATACGACTCCTCCAGCTACCTCGGCAAGGACAATCCTGCCGCGGCCAGTTCCTGAATGGTGACCGAGATCCACGATATAACGTGGCGCATTGGATGAGAGCGTGGCTCAAAGCTCTGCGGACGACCTACAGTTTGCTCGAGCTGCGCCTCAGTTTgccagacatggacaaagtggaGTGTCGAGCTTTATTACAAGCTGTCGCTAACaacaaggcattgaagaaggtgGTACTCCAAGAAGTGCCGCTGATCACGAATACCGAAGGCAGCGCCGATCTGATGGTCCTCTCCAAAACtatccaggagctcagcctcggCGACCGCGTTCGCCTCATGAACCTTTCTGTGACCTATCGGAACGCGCCCAAGATATTGGCATCCACAAAACCTTCCACCGTGAACTTCGACAACCTCCGCATCGAATTCAGCGCCCAACACGACCTGGAACCTTTAAAGGCATGCTGCGAGGTGCTCTCCCGCCGCGGCACCACAACGTCGTTCAACGTCTGCTGCGGTTTGATGAGTCTCGCTGCGTTCGACAACTTGTTGGATTGGTTAGCCAAGTCGTCCACGCTGACCCACGCGGAAATTTTCCCTTGTGATCACGCAGGGATAGTGGATTTCTGCGGTCACTGCGTTGTCATGTACGACCGGGTGGTCTCGGCGCTGGCGAGGAACGCCAGCATCGCTAGAGTAAGTTTTGTTGGCCCCGTCCAGGTACAATCGACACACCTTGAGGCTCTCTGGTACTGCGCTCGTAAGCATCGAAATCTCATCGGGATCAGCCTGCCTCCAACTTGGAGGGACATCGACACGTGCATCCGACTTTACAGAGATTCGCCGAACATGAACCTCTACGTGGACTGGATGAGG GAGCTGCAGCGGCTCATGCTCAAGAACGCCGCTCGAATAAGTGTGGCGGCCAGGTTCGTGTTGGGCGAGGACATCCGCAAGGGTGCCAGACTCATCGAACGCCTGCACGAGCATCCTCGGTTGCTGGAACTGGTGCGGGAAGGAGCATCGGTCACCGACGCCGAGGCCCAGGAGATGGCCCAGCGAGCCATGGAGAGGGTGCGGGACTGCAGCCTTCGCGACTACATGAGGCTCACCGGCGTGATCAAGGAGAAAGTGGAGCGCCTTGACACCGACTCCAGAGAAGTCCACCTCGTGAACTTGCCGGCAGACTTCTGGCTCATGGTGCGCCGATGCCTGAAGATAACGCACGTTGTTATCCCGCGCGGAGTCCAAGTCTGGGAGGGCTTGCCCCCCGTAGAATCTCTGTTTAGTATGAGGCTTGCATGA